The Oncorhynchus keta strain PuntledgeMale-10-30-2019 chromosome 17, Oket_V2, whole genome shotgun sequence genome has a window encoding:
- the aifm5 gene encoding apoptosis-inducing factor 3 isoform X2 has translation MVCLESELKDGQMMEVEVGRHNVLLVRSEGIYSAIGNQCTHYGAPLSKGVLSGHRVRCPWHGACFNIQTGDLEEYPGMDCLPCHTVKVENNKVYVSVNKKAARQTKRIKCMGSRVEGVIHTILLLGGGAASLVCAETLRQENFGGRIIMVTRDNLLPYDKTRLSKVMNVEDDSILLRRMEFFHKHDIEVWLRKEAMSLDTEKKKVTFDDGSVQSYDQLLISTGCRAKGLECPGKDLENVKMLETPEDARQIHVACMGCHIVIVGTSFVGMEVASYMTDKASSITVIGSSELPYQKTLGPEIGKVTMMMLAEKDVAFYMNDNVSEVRGENGKVKEVVLKSGTVIPADVLIVGIGVIPNSEFLQGTPIAMDSKSSVIVDKCMRTNVLEVFCGGDLATFPLTMAKDQRVNIGHWQMAQAHGRVAALNMLNIPTELNSVPYYWTVLLGKNIRYTGYGEGYTDIVVKGKVEEQKFLAFYIKSDDLRWLKLKLS, from the exons atggtgtGTCTGGAGTCAGAACTAAAGGATGGACa gatgatggaggtggaggtgggacgTCACAATGTTCTGTTGGTACGGAGTGAAGGCATATACAGCGCCATCGGCAACCAGTGTACACACTACGGAGCTCCCTTGAGCAAAG gggttcTATCAGGGCACAGGGTGCGATGCCCGTGGCACGGTGCCTGCTTCAACATCCAGACAGGAGACCTAGAGGAATACCCTGGCATGGACTGTCTACCCTGTCACacg GTGAAAGTCGAAAACAACAAAGTGTATGTGTCCGTAAACAAAAAG gcAGCGAGACAGACCAAACGAATAAAGTGTATGGGATCCAGAGTAGAAGGTGTCATCCACACCATCCTACTGCTCGGGGGAG GGGCTGCGTCGTTAGTGTGTGCGGAAACTCTGAGACAGGAGAACTTCGGAGGCAGAATCATCATGGTAACCAGGGACAACCTTCTGCCCTATGACAAAACACGACTCAGCAAG GTAATGAATGTGGAGGATGACAGCATTTTGCTGAGGAGGATGGAGTTCTTCCATAAACACGACATCGAGGTGTGGCTCCGCAAAGAG GCCATGTCATTGGACACAGAGAAGAAGAAAGTAACATTTGATGACGGTTCAGTCCAGAGCTACGACCAGCTCCTCATATCCACAGGCTGCAG AGCGAAGGGTCTGGAGTGTCCaggtaaagacctggagaatgtAAAGATGCTGGAGACACCGGAGGATGCAAGGCAAATACATGTTGCCTGTATGGGCTGTCATATCGTGATCGTGGGGACATCCTTCGTTG GCATGGAGGTGGCATCCTATATGACAGACAAGGCCTCCAGCATCACAGTGATTGGCAGCAGTGAGCTACCCTACCAGAAGACCTTGGGCCCTGAGATTGGCAAGGTCACCATGATg ATGCTTGCAGAGAAGGATGTGGCGTTTTATATGAATGACAATGTGTCAGAGGTCCGCGGAGAGAACGGAAAG GTAAAAGAGGTTGTGCTGAAGAGTGGGACAGTCATTCCTGCTGATGTTTTAATAGTTGGCATAG gtgtgATCCCTAACTCAGAGTTCCTgcagggtactcccatagcgatGGACTCTAAGAGCTCAGTCATAGTGGACAAG tGCATGAGGACCAATGTTCTTGAAGTGTTCTGTGGAGGAGACCTGGCTACCTTCCCCCTGACAATGGCCAAAGACCAGAGGGTCAATATAGGACACTGGCAGATGGCACAGGCACACG GGAGAGTAGCAGCCCTGAACATGCTGAATATACCCACTGAACTCAACTCTGTCCCTTACTACTGGACCGTCCTACTGGGGAAGAACATCAGATACACAG